The DNA segment ATTACAAATAGACTTTTAAAATAATCCATAATAATTTTAAAAGTCTTATCCGTATGAGGTTTATTTCCAATTTTTATAATCTTATCTGAAGACCACCCCTCTGTAAACTTATCATCACCTTTTCCCCAGCAAACAATTTCACCAGAAGGAGTAACATTTCCAAGATGCTTGTTAAATAGAAAACTTTCAATATTTGAATAAAGCTTACTATTGTTATTTTCATCTTTAGTTAATATCAGAATATCGTTTTTAATTTCATTCCATCCATCTCTAGCATCACTTATAAATTTTTCATAGGTTAAATTTGATTGATCCCAATCATGATTAGTGTATTTTAATTTTGGTTCACTGAATTTTTTTAATTTATTTGATAAAAGCTTTGGATTATGAATCAATTTGTTTGAAGTAGAAATAATATTATTAAATTCATCTACTAAATTAAACTTATATATAGCAACTCCTCCTTTTAAGGGTTTTTCAACAAAATAATCGTTAATAATCATTATATATCCACATTTTTTATCATAATATAAGTTCTCATTAATGCGTTTATATTCAACTCGAAATCTTTTACCTATGTTTGTTTCAAAATTATGAATTAGGGAGTTTTCATATATATCAACTATAACTTTTCCATCAATTTGATCTCTTAATATTAATCTGTATAAATATTCATTTTCATATTCATCATGTTTTATATTACTATATTGATCATTACTATATATTCCAAGTAAAAATTGCTGCATAATGATATTAATATGTTTTTTAAAAAAATCAATTTTGTAGCCCATTAGTATAATTTCAGGGATTCTTTTTTTATTTATTTTTTCTAACATAATCAATTCTTCTGTAAGTAATGTTTCAATAAATTCAATAATTTCTTTATTTAAATTATTTTTGTCAATTTTTTTTAAATCAATATCTAACCTATATTCATTTAAAAAATCTGTTTTTATTTTCTTGCATAATATTATTTCTTTAATCAAATTAAGTGCCACTTCTTTATTTTTGATTAATTCTTTTAGTTTCTCAATAAATTTTTGAGTCAACATTTGTGAATTATTTTGGATGTCTATTTGCTTTTGATCCAATTTTTTTACTATTGGAATGATTCCTTTTTTAATAAGTAAATTTGACATTTCATAATCTAAATTTTCAAGAGAATAATTTAAAGCATTGGTATTAAACTCATTAGATATACTAGCATCTGCTCCAGCATCAAGTAATAAATATGCTATTTCTGAATTTTGATTCTGAACAGCATTTAATAAGGCTGTCCCTCCCTTGTATCCTTGTAGGTTTAGTTTAATATCCTTTTTAGTTAATAAGAGTTTTACAATATCTATATAGTTTTCATATGCTGCTTTTGTCAATGCAGTGGAATTATTAATATCCTGTAAATTAACATCAATATTAGTTCCCTCAGTTAACAGTAATTTAGCAATTTCTAAATTTTTATCATCTAAAGCAGCTATTAAAGGAGTTACACCATCTATAGATGATTGAAAATTAACATCTGCATGATATTCTAATAATATTTTTACATTTTCATAACAACCTTTATCAATTGAAATCAATAATGGAGAAGTTCTAGAACTATTACTTTTATTTGGATTAGCACCATTTGAAAGCAATAGTTTTAGAATGTTATTATTTTTATATTCACATGCGTATAATATTCCAGTCAAACCACTATTATCTACATCATCAACTTTTGCACCATTATCTAGTGCTAACTTGATTGTTTTAATATCAAATTTTTTTTTGACAAGTTGAGCAACATTTACATAATAACCTTTTTTAATAAAAATTTTTATAATCTCATCATCATGTCTTTTATCAATTAAGTCACTAACTTTTATTTTAGATATATCAGCTCCCTCATCAACTAATTTTTTAAAAGACAGAGCATCACTATTTTTAATGGTATCTTCAAGTGATAAATTTTTTTGCTTCGATAAAAAAGCTTTTGCACTTTTAAAATCTAATTCATTAGCCATTTTTTCTATTGTTTTAATATCCTCATTAGCTTTGGCAAGTTTAAATAACCTATCTTTATTTTGTTTTGTAACTATTCCATCTTTGAAAATTTGGTTATATAATTCTTTAAATGTTAAGTTTTTATAGTCTGATTTCACTCTAATTTATTCCTTCTTTATATGTTTTAAAAATATATTCGCAACTACTACCACTTCTGCTAGGGGAGGTGTTAACAGTAACAATGCTATTATTTGCATAAAAAATGTATGTTTGATAGGCTCTTAAATCATAGTCATTCCTAGTATCTTTACAAATATAATCTAACTCTTCCATTTCTTTCTTACACTTCATTAATTTATCATATCCTGCTGTAGAATTTCCATACTTTTTGTATTGCCATCCTCTTTTGCTATATTTTCTATCATTAAAAACTTCTATACTAGGTTGGATGTTTGTTTTTCCTAAATATTCGTTTAGAATTTTATTTAAATCATTTGAATTCATAACTAATCCTTTTTTATTCTATCTAATTTTATCTTTATAGATGGACATATCATGTCTATATAAATATTTATTAAAATTCAATCCCCAACATATCAAGCCT comes from the Aliarcobacter cibarius genome and includes:
- a CDS encoding ankyrin repeat domain-containing protein, which gives rise to MKSDYKNLTFKELYNQIFKDGIVTKQNKDRLFKLAKANEDIKTIEKMANELDFKSAKAFLSKQKNLSLEDTIKNSDALSFKKLVDEGADISKIKVSDLIDKRHDDEIIKIFIKKGYYVNVAQLVKKKFDIKTIKLALDNGAKVDDVDNSGLTGILYACEYKNNNILKLLLSNGANPNKSNSSRTSPLLISIDKGCYENVKILLEYHADVNFQSSIDGVTPLIAALDDKNLEIAKLLLTEGTNIDVNLQDINNSTALTKAAYENYIDIVKLLLTKKDIKLNLQGYKGGTALLNAVQNQNSEIAYLLLDAGADASISNEFNTNALNYSLENLDYEMSNLLIKKGIIPIVKKLDQKQIDIQNNSQMLTQKFIEKLKELIKNKEVALNLIKEIILCKKIKTDFLNEYRLDIDLKKIDKNNLNKEIIEFIETLLTEELIMLEKINKKRIPEIILMGYKIDFFKKHINIIMQQFLLGIYSNDQYSNIKHDEYENEYLYRLILRDQIDGKVIVDIYENSLIHNFETNIGKRFRVEYKRINENLYYDKKCGYIMIINDYFVEKPLKGGVAIYKFNLVDEFNNIISTSNKLIHNPKLLSNKLKKFSEPKLKYTNHDWDQSNLTYEKFISDARDGWNEIKNDILILTKDENNNSKLYSNIESFLFNKHLGNVTPSGEIVCWGKGDDKFTEGWSSDKIIKIGNKPHTDKTFKIIMDYFKSLFVIKQDSKDLKLLKKFTKLRKENMYDFKLDLEQIKTVDHENIFTDVERLEFALSTILSEINDRVDRGNEVKVIIEPDKKTNTVVLKIIHIGSTSKSDVDDLVKAINKSGFKGIYENLRSVCDWSIETFCSDEKRYKIDYLYQEIDNNKPHSYPIENEIEGFTHILRFYV